A single region of the Streptomyces sp. NBC_00425 genome encodes:
- a CDS encoding FUSC family protein, producing the protein MFPRPHIPARAHAVLPPWLSHALRTQRGPVPWSAVTRGALSAGPLLLAALLSGQISLGVVAAIAAMLAGINDRPGSRRASVKRLGAPAFAGAAGLFTGTYGGEHLGAVALTAVLTGLGLLAGGMSAIGPVASAAGTQLLVGAAVGAGMPLPEEGWTRALAYLAGAGWLLALRLALPTPGALTGDFRFDGERDAVARVYDAVAELLDTVGTGRAIERRAALTAALDHAQDALAGPRLRRRAGSAVERRLHAQYAAALPLAEAATALAWTGEPLSERASLGPRRLAAAVRRNTHTGPLPAPSRSAPALRALDDALLHAADAFDQGRASDLHTRRRGARDLLRAAFGAGGREYGLRVALSFGVAVAVAQTLYHSHGYGRHPHWYWLPATAVFLVKPDLGPLVSRVLCRAAGTVLGALLFAGLAAVLPRPEGLVALVAVCGALIPVATRHFAAQTAVATVLVLALVMVGGEPQASVSRIVETLLACAIVLIVGHLPMPAERGGQVRAQLAAAAVAAHAYLAHVLAGTGDGGPALGASEDGSALRGSEDGSVLGGADDRSVRWTLRREAYRTLAEARTAIALAAHELPALARHTQGTDEVAAALERLVDTTTACAVHLDDTGRLTTRHRNRLTELLGELAVGSARVGLPGPAPSLPPATRANLSAPG; encoded by the coding sequence GTGTTCCCGCGCCCGCACATTCCCGCTCGCGCACATGCCGTTCTGCCTCCCTGGCTCTCCCACGCCCTGCGCACCCAGCGCGGGCCGGTGCCGTGGAGCGCGGTCACCCGCGGGGCGCTGTCGGCCGGCCCCCTTCTCCTGGCCGCTCTGCTCTCCGGGCAGATCTCGCTCGGGGTGGTCGCCGCCATCGCCGCCATGCTCGCCGGGATCAACGACCGGCCCGGCAGCCGACGGGCCTCCGTCAAACGGCTGGGGGCGCCCGCGTTCGCCGGAGCGGCCGGACTGTTCACCGGCACGTACGGCGGGGAGCACCTGGGGGCCGTCGCGCTGACGGCCGTCCTGACCGGCCTCGGGCTCCTCGCCGGCGGGATGAGCGCGATCGGGCCCGTCGCCTCCGCGGCGGGTACGCAGTTGCTGGTCGGCGCGGCGGTCGGGGCCGGGATGCCGCTGCCGGAGGAGGGATGGACACGCGCTCTCGCCTACCTCGCGGGGGCGGGCTGGCTGCTGGCACTGCGGCTCGCGCTGCCCACGCCTGGCGCGCTGACCGGCGACTTCCGTTTCGACGGGGAGCGGGACGCGGTGGCCCGTGTCTACGACGCCGTCGCGGAGCTGCTCGACACCGTAGGCACGGGGCGCGCCATCGAACGCCGGGCCGCCCTCACCGCCGCCCTCGACCATGCCCAGGACGCGCTGGCCGGCCCCCGGCTGCGCCGCCGGGCGGGCTCCGCGGTCGAGCGGCGGCTGCATGCCCAGTACGCCGCCGCGCTGCCGCTCGCCGAGGCCGCGACCGCACTGGCCTGGACCGGGGAACCGCTCTCGGAACGGGCTTCCCTCGGACCTCGCCGGCTCGCCGCCGCCGTACGTCGGAACACGCACACCGGCCCGCTGCCGGCGCCCTCCCGGTCCGCCCCCGCGCTGCGCGCCCTCGACGACGCCCTGCTGCACGCCGCGGACGCCTTCGACCAGGGGCGCGCGAGCGACCTGCACACCCGGCGGCGCGGCGCACGCGACCTGCTGCGCGCCGCGTTCGGGGCGGGCGGTCGCGAGTACGGGCTGCGGGTCGCCCTCTCCTTCGGGGTCGCCGTCGCCGTCGCGCAGACCCTCTACCACTCGCACGGGTACGGGCGGCATCCGCACTGGTACTGGCTGCCCGCCACCGCCGTGTTCCTGGTGAAACCCGACCTCGGGCCCCTGGTGTCCCGGGTGCTCTGCCGGGCGGCGGGCACCGTGCTCGGGGCGCTGCTGTTCGCCGGCCTCGCCGCCGTGCTGCCCCGGCCGGAGGGGCTGGTCGCGCTCGTCGCCGTCTGCGGTGCGCTGATACCGGTCGCCACCCGGCACTTCGCCGCCCAGACCGCCGTCGCCACCGTCCTCGTCCTGGCACTGGTGATGGTCGGCGGGGAGCCGCAGGCCTCGGTCAGCCGGATCGTGGAGACGCTGCTGGCCTGCGCGATCGTGCTGATCGTCGGGCATCTGCCGATGCCGGCGGAGCGCGGCGGACAGGTGCGCGCCCAGCTCGCGGCGGCCGCAGTCGCCGCGCACGCCTACCTCGCCCACGTTCTCGCCGGCACCGGCGACGGCGGCCCTGCTCTCGGCGCCTCGGAGGACGGCTCCGCTCTGCGTGGCTCCGAGGACGGCTCGGTCCTCGGCGGCGCCGACGACCGCTCCGTCCGCTGGACGCTGCGCCGTGAGGCCTACCGCACGCTCGCCGAGGCCCGCACCGCCATAGCTCTCGCCGCCCACGAACTGCCCGCGCTCGCCCGGCACACACAGGGCACGGACGAGGTCGCCGCCGCCCTGGAACGGCTCGTCGACACGACCACCGCCTGCGCGGTCCACCTCGACGACACCGGACGGCTCACCACCCGGCACCGCAATCGCCTCACCGAGCTCCTCGGTGAACTCGCGGTGGGCAGCGCGCGGGTGGGGCTGCCCGGCCCGGCGCCCTCCCTGCCTCCCGCGACGCGGGCGAACCTCTCCGCACCGGGCTGA
- a CDS encoding uracil-DNA glycosylase: protein MDASASASDASTSRNDGSGTPDGSGAPGASGGPRAGSGRSVAGVSSGPRGGSGSALVELDRRVAGCGACPRLVAWREEVARDKRAAFADWTYWGRPVPGFGPADARLLIVGLAPAAHGGNRTGRMFTGDRSGDVLYQALYDVGLTSQPTAVSVDDGLELYGVRVTSPVHCAPPANRPTPGERDTCRPWLVQELRLLRPTLRAVVVLGAFGWQAALPAFAEAGWVVPRPRPGFAHGTRVRLDGPQDGPQDGLQDGDGLDVFGCFHVSQRNTFTGRLTPEMLRDVLRTAAGAAGLA, encoded by the coding sequence ATGGATGCTTCCGCTTCCGCCTCCGACGCCTCCACCTCCCGCAACGACGGCTCCGGCACCCCCGACGGCTCCGGCGCCCCCGGTGCCTCCGGCGGCCCCCGCGCCGGCTCGGGTCGTTCCGTCGCCGGCGTCTCCAGCGGACCGCGCGGCGGGTCCGGCTCGGCGCTGGTCGAGCTTGACCGGCGGGTCGCGGGGTGTGGCGCGTGTCCACGGCTGGTGGCCTGGCGTGAGGAGGTGGCGCGTGACAAACGGGCGGCGTTCGCGGACTGGACGTACTGGGGGCGGCCCGTTCCCGGCTTCGGGCCGGCCGACGCACGACTGTTGATCGTCGGGCTGGCCCCGGCCGCGCACGGTGGGAACCGTACGGGGCGGATGTTCACGGGCGACCGTTCCGGGGACGTGCTGTATCAGGCGCTGTACGACGTGGGGCTGACCTCGCAGCCCACCGCCGTCTCCGTCGACGACGGCCTGGAGCTGTACGGCGTGCGGGTCACCTCGCCGGTGCACTGTGCGCCGCCGGCCAACCGGCCCACTCCGGGGGAGCGGGACACCTGTCGGCCCTGGCTCGTGCAGGAGCTGCGGCTGTTGAGGCCCACGTTGCGCGCGGTCGTGGTGCTCGGCGCTTTCGGCTGGCAGGCCGCGCTGCCCGCGTTCGCCGAGGCGGGCTGGGTTGTGCCGCGGCCGAGGCCCGGCTTCGCGCATGGAACGCGGGTGCGTCTGGACGGCCCGCAGGACGGCCCGCAGGACGGCCTCCAGGACGGCGACGGTCTCGACGTCTTCGGCTGCTTCCATGTCAGCCAGCGCAACACCTTCACCGGCCGGCTCACTCCCGAGATGCTGCGCGATGTGCTCCGGACGGCAGCAGGGGCGGCGGGACTGGCGTAG
- a CDS encoding class I SAM-dependent methyltransferase gives MRHGYKGTGPGAITPDGCAVEFYTRLPVGNEPDVVAAAAPAGAHILELGSGVGRVTHALLERGFTVTAVDESAEMLERVRGTRTICSPIEHLDLGETFDVVMLASFLVHSGDVEVRRGLLRTCLRHVADGGCVLIQREGEDYHTNVPRERVDPGGFTIRVASAEPVGDGVHSVHAEFEFPDAVWTQTFLSRPLTREQFEEALAEAGLRVDRYLTEDRVWVRAVPITDQGPDGSREPAHDSGAGGA, from the coding sequence ATGCGCCACGGATACAAGGGAACCGGCCCCGGTGCGATCACCCCGGACGGCTGCGCGGTCGAGTTCTACACCCGCCTCCCGGTCGGGAACGAGCCGGACGTCGTCGCGGCGGCGGCGCCCGCCGGCGCCCACATCCTGGAACTCGGCAGCGGTGTGGGGCGAGTGACCCACGCCCTGCTGGAGCGAGGATTCACCGTCACCGCCGTCGACGAGTCCGCCGAGATGCTGGAACGCGTCCGCGGAACGCGCACGATATGCAGCCCGATCGAGCACCTCGACCTGGGCGAGACGTTCGACGTGGTCATGCTCGCCTCCTTCCTCGTGCACAGCGGTGACGTCGAGGTCCGGCGCGGGCTGCTGCGAACCTGCTTACGCCACGTCGCCGACGGCGGATGCGTGCTGATCCAACGGGAGGGCGAGGACTACCACACCAACGTGCCCCGCGAACGGGTCGACCCGGGCGGCTTCACGATCCGGGTCGCCTCGGCCGAGCCCGTCGGGGACGGCGTCCACTCCGTGCACGCGGAGTTCGAGTTCCCCGACGCCGTCTGGACACAGACCTTTCTGTCCCGGCCCCTGACCCGCGAACAGTTCGAGGAGGCCTTGGCCGAAGCCGGCCTGAGAGTCGACCGGTACCTGACGGAGGACCGGGTCTGGGTACGGGCGGTGCCGATCACGGACCAGGGACCGGACGGGAGCCGGGAGCCCGCGCACGACAGCGGGGCAGGAGGGGCGTGA
- a CDS encoding NCS1 family nucleobase:cation symporter-1, which yields MSLADSAEVTGAPAFVPDPRLTNEDLAPADKRNWKVFDLFAMWMSDVHNLGNYTFAAGLLVLGMNVWQIFTSLLVGFVLIYVGMNWMGRIGQRHGVPFPVVSRISFGVWGANIPALIRAVIAIMWYGIQTYLASVAVNVMLLAAWPGLESWTHNSFLGLDALGWMSFVSLWLIQALIISQGMESVRKFQDFCGPAIWLVMIALAVWVLSKAGWTISLTSTPHPVSVGEQWRQWFGAIGLILATYGTLMLNFCDFSRFAPDYRTVRRGNFWGLPLNSTAFVVVSVIVTAGSLEVFGEAITDPAELVAKVGNTWVLVLGALTFAIATMGVNIVANFVSPAYDLANVWPQKITFKVGGMISTVAALVVTPWNLFSNPTVVNYFLGGLGAFLGPLFGVIMVDYYWVKRGRVDVQELFDGRPGSRYYYRKGVNPRALWAFLPSAAVAAVLALVKTFSDVAPYSWFIGTALGAGLYVLLCRDERTAGAAVVAEKPVEA from the coding sequence GTGTCCCTCGCCGACAGCGCCGAAGTCACCGGCGCGCCAGCGTTCGTCCCCGACCCCCGGCTCACCAACGAAGACCTCGCGCCCGCCGACAAGCGGAACTGGAAGGTCTTCGACCTCTTCGCCATGTGGATGTCGGACGTCCACAACCTCGGCAACTACACCTTCGCCGCCGGTCTGCTGGTCCTCGGCATGAACGTCTGGCAGATCTTCACGTCCCTCCTCGTGGGCTTCGTGCTCATCTACGTCGGCATGAACTGGATGGGCAGGATCGGCCAGCGGCACGGGGTGCCCTTCCCGGTCGTCAGCCGCATCAGCTTCGGGGTCTGGGGAGCCAACATCCCGGCCCTCATCCGGGCCGTGATCGCCATCATGTGGTACGGAATCCAGACCTACCTCGCCTCCGTCGCCGTCAACGTGATGCTGCTGGCGGCCTGGCCGGGCCTCGAGTCCTGGACGCACAACTCGTTCCTGGGACTCGACGCGCTCGGCTGGATGTCGTTCGTGTCCCTGTGGCTGATCCAGGCGCTGATCATCAGCCAGGGCATGGAGTCGGTGCGCAAGTTCCAGGACTTCTGCGGTCCGGCGATCTGGCTGGTGATGATCGCCCTCGCGGTGTGGGTGCTGTCCAAGGCCGGCTGGACCATCTCGCTCACCTCCACCCCGCACCCGGTCTCCGTCGGTGAGCAGTGGCGGCAGTGGTTCGGCGCGATCGGCCTGATCCTCGCCACCTACGGCACCCTGATGCTCAACTTCTGCGACTTCTCCCGCTTCGCGCCCGACTACCGGACGGTCCGGCGCGGCAACTTCTGGGGTCTGCCGCTCAACTCGACGGCTTTCGTGGTGGTTTCCGTGATCGTGACGGCCGGCTCGCTGGAGGTGTTCGGCGAGGCCATCACCGACCCGGCGGAACTGGTCGCCAAGGTCGGCAACACCTGGGTGCTCGTCCTGGGCGCGCTCACCTTCGCCATCGCGACCATGGGCGTCAACATCGTGGCCAACTTCGTCTCGCCGGCGTACGACCTCGCCAACGTCTGGCCGCAGAAGATCACGTTCAAGGTCGGCGGCATGATCAGCACGGTCGCCGCCCTGGTCGTCACGCCCTGGAACCTCTTCTCCAACCCGACCGTCGTCAACTACTTCCTCGGCGGCCTCGGGGCCTTCCTCGGCCCGCTGTTCGGCGTGATCATGGTCGACTACTACTGGGTGAAGCGCGGCCGGGTCGACGTGCAGGAACTGTTCGACGGCCGGCCCGGCTCCCGCTACTACTACCGCAAGGGCGTCAACCCCAGGGCCCTGTGGGCGTTCCTGCCCTCCGCGGCGGTGGCGGCGGTCCTCGCGCTGGTGAAGACGTTCAGCGATGTCGCTCCCTACTCCTGGTTCATCGGGACGGCCCTCGGTGCCGGTCTCTACGTCCTGCTGTGCCGCGACGAGCGAACGGCCGGCGCCGCGGTCGTCGCCGAGAAGCCGGTGGAGGCCTGA
- a CDS encoding DUF6343 family protein, giving the protein MRTGSEPMTARSALRMRLWLSLWGLVWAVFGTAAFAVVGRPGWAAACGVLWLVITVDLAVVLRHMRQGPHYQPGRDIPPYRPPEHRPR; this is encoded by the coding sequence ATGCGTACGGGCAGTGAGCCGATGACAGCGCGCAGTGCGCTGCGGATGCGTCTGTGGCTGTCCCTGTGGGGACTGGTCTGGGCGGTCTTCGGGACGGCCGCGTTCGCCGTGGTGGGGCGCCCGGGGTGGGCGGCGGCCTGCGGGGTGCTGTGGCTGGTGATCACGGTCGACCTGGCGGTGGTCCTCAGGCACATGCGGCAGGGCCCCCACTACCAGCCGGGCCGGGACATCCCCCCGTACCGGCCGCCGGAGCACCGTCCGCGGTGA
- a CDS encoding DoxX family protein: MSETTAPLATTTDSPSAPTGGRRARIALRGLQVILALFYGVASALPKLIAHPSASEAFNTLGWGSAGMYTIGALELVGAIALLVPVLQSVAAIALGALMVGAFVVQVTAFDGQNAATPLILLVPLALVAWTRRESNADLLRAARRWV, encoded by the coding sequence ATGTCCGAGACCACCGCTCCGCTCGCCACCACGACCGACTCCCCCTCCGCTCCCACCGGGGGCCGCCGCGCCCGGATCGCCCTGCGGGGCCTGCAGGTGATCCTCGCGCTGTTCTACGGGGTCGCCAGCGCGCTCCCCAAGCTGATCGCGCACCCGTCGGCTTCCGAGGCCTTCAACACCCTGGGCTGGGGCAGCGCAGGCATGTACACCATCGGCGCCCTCGAACTCGTCGGTGCGATCGCCCTGCTGGTCCCCGTCCTCCAGTCCGTGGCGGCGATCGCTCTGGGGGCGCTGATGGTGGGCGCGTTCGTCGTCCAGGTCACGGCCTTCGACGGCCAGAACGCGGCGACACCGCTCATCCTGCTGGTGCCGCTCGCGCTCGTCGCCTGGACCCGACGCGAGTCGAACGCGGATCTGCTGCGGGCTGCACGACGCTGGGTGTGA
- a CDS encoding GntR family transcriptional regulator produces the protein MTKIEPLGAVRERVLGALRQEIIAGSLRPGDRLVERELADRFGVSRVPVREAIRALVAEGFVLFETPRRTVVRPLSPTDVIELFELREALEVYAAGLAAARATPEDLAELRELLTRAASATEAGDAETITDINTRFHDRLLAMAGNTLLISVMEPVAGRLQWLTRRNEEWPQLLTEHQELYDAIASGDPDRARTHALHHVQANYRSTVRHLFGDVHEAPST, from the coding sequence ATGACGAAGATCGAACCGCTCGGAGCGGTGCGCGAACGGGTGTTGGGCGCCCTTCGGCAGGAGATCATCGCCGGCAGTCTCCGCCCCGGAGACCGACTCGTCGAGCGTGAGCTCGCCGATCGCTTCGGCGTCTCCAGGGTTCCGGTGCGGGAAGCCATCCGGGCCCTCGTGGCCGAAGGCTTCGTCCTGTTCGAAACCCCGCGCCGTACCGTCGTACGCCCCTTGAGCCCCACCGACGTCATCGAGCTCTTCGAACTGCGCGAGGCCCTGGAGGTCTACGCCGCCGGGCTCGCCGCCGCCCGCGCCACCCCGGAGGACCTCGCCGAGCTGCGCGAACTCCTGACACGCGCGGCGAGCGCCACCGAAGCCGGGGACGCCGAGACGATCACCGACATCAACACCCGCTTCCACGACCGCCTCCTCGCCATGGCAGGCAACACCTTGCTGATCTCGGTCATGGAACCCGTCGCCGGACGCCTGCAATGGCTCACCCGCCGCAACGAGGAATGGCCCCAGCTCCTCACCGAACACCAGGAGCTCTACGACGCCATCGCCTCCGGCGACCCCGACCGCGCCCGCACCCACGCCCTCCACCATGTACAGGCCAACTACCGCTCCACCGTGCGGCACCTCTTCGGAGACGTCCACGAAGCCCCCTCCACCTGA
- a CDS encoding aspartate/glutamate racemase family protein, which translates to MRIVVTNCNTTREMTEEIVRGARAAAGPGTAVTGLTPDWGPESAESWLDSYLSAAAVMDALRTYAGPPYDAVVMAGFGEHGREGVRELVDVPVVDITEAAAHLACLLGRRYGVVTTLERSCGQIEDSLELAGVGRNCAAVVGTGLGVLDLGDAERTEAAFLAAAERARRAGAEVLVLGCAGMTGLQRAVGDKLGLPVVDGVGAAVKLAEGLVGLGLSTSRAGSFAKPEPKGRAWRPARAAGPGGWAARTDGPGPSPGDASPPR; encoded by the coding sequence GTGCGGATCGTCGTCACCAACTGCAACACCACGCGGGAGATGACCGAGGAGATCGTGCGAGGTGCCCGGGCCGCGGCAGGCCCGGGCACCGCCGTGACCGGACTGACCCCCGACTGGGGTCCCGAGTCGGCGGAGAGCTGGCTGGACAGCTATCTCTCCGCGGCGGCGGTCATGGACGCGCTGCGCACCTATGCCGGACCGCCCTACGACGCCGTCGTCATGGCCGGTTTCGGCGAGCACGGCCGGGAGGGCGTAAGGGAGTTGGTCGACGTGCCCGTCGTCGACATCACCGAGGCCGCGGCGCACCTGGCGTGCCTGCTCGGGCGCCGGTACGGGGTGGTGACCACGCTGGAGCGCTCCTGCGGTCAGATCGAGGACAGCCTGGAGCTCGCCGGAGTGGGACGCAACTGCGCCGCCGTGGTGGGCACCGGGCTCGGTGTTCTCGACCTCGGGGACGCCGAGCGCACGGAGGCGGCCTTCCTGGCCGCTGCCGAACGGGCCCGGCGGGCGGGGGCCGAGGTGCTGGTCCTCGGATGCGCCGGGATGACGGGGCTGCAGCGGGCGGTGGGGGACAAGCTGGGCCTGCCGGTCGTGGACGGGGTGGGGGCTGCGGTGAAACTCGCGGAAGGACTGGTGGGGCTGGGGCTGAGCACCAGCCGTGCAGGGAGCTTCGCGAAACCGGAGCCCAAGGGGAGAGCGTGGCGGCCCGCCCGGGCGGCCGGCCCGGGCGGATGGGCGGCCCGGACGGACGGCCCGGGCCCATCGCCCGGTGACGCGAGTCCGCCCCGGTGA